A stretch of Pseudoprevotella muciniphila DNA encodes these proteins:
- a CDS encoding molecular chaperone DnaJ, whose amino-acid sequence MKTRSITKPEKVALCRECHGRGTVSKLGFSRLCPNCEGSGRVLVSCEMTLHVRPYKVH is encoded by the coding sequence ATGAAGACCCGGAGCATCACTAAGCCCGAGAAAGTTGCCCTGTGCCGTGAATGCCACGGCAGGGGCACTGTCTCCAAACTGGGCTTTTCAAGGCTATGCCCTAACTGTGAGGGCAGCGGCAGGGTGCTTGTTAGTTGTGAGATGACCCTGCACGTCAGGCCCTATAAAGTGCATTAA
- a CDS encoding ATP-binding protein → MIKDWQKQRILEAIAQNRKNYPSDAKHAASLGISASVYNSLKKGQTDKALSDANWVNIARRLDVNLRDSIEWKGARTATFDYITTQLEACQERSLSVILCDLPNIGKTYTARWYVNEHRNAVYIDCSQVKTKRALVKKIANEFGVGATGKYQDTYEDLVYYLRSMERPLVVLDEAGDLAYEAFLELKALWNATEMCCGWYMMGADGLAAKINRNVEGKKVGYAEIFSRYGGKYSRVTPDQGDDRKAFLMEQARVVASVNAPEGTDIGQIVRKSQGGLRRVYTEIEKLKKGA, encoded by the coding sequence ATGATTAAAGATTGGCAAAAACAGCGGATTCTGGAGGCGATAGCCCAGAACCGCAAGAACTACCCGAGCGATGCCAAGCACGCTGCCTCGCTGGGCATTTCCGCAAGCGTGTATAACAGTCTGAAGAAGGGTCAGACGGATAAGGCTCTGAGTGATGCCAACTGGGTGAACATTGCCCGCCGTTTAGACGTGAACCTGCGCGACTCTATCGAGTGGAAGGGCGCAAGGACCGCGACCTTCGACTATATCACCACACAGTTAGAGGCTTGCCAGGAGCGTAGCCTGAGCGTGATATTGTGCGACCTTCCGAACATTGGCAAGACGTACACCGCTCGATGGTATGTGAATGAGCACCGCAACGCCGTGTATATCGACTGCAGCCAGGTGAAGACAAAACGCGCCCTGGTTAAGAAAATAGCCAACGAGTTCGGCGTGGGTGCCACGGGCAAGTACCAGGACACCTATGAGGATTTGGTTTACTATCTGCGCTCGATGGAGCGCCCTTTGGTGGTGCTTGACGAAGCCGGCGACCTTGCATACGAGGCTTTTCTTGAACTCAAAGCCCTTTGGAACGCCACCGAAATGTGCTGCGGCTGGTATATGATGGGAGCCGACGGACTGGCAGCCAAGATCAACCGCAACGTGGAAGGCAAGAAGGTGGGTTACGCTGAGATCTTCTCACGTTACGGCGGCAAGTACAGCCGTGTCACTCCAGACCAGGGAGACGACCGCAAGGCGTTCTTGATGGAGCAGGCGCGAGTTGTGGCCAGCGTGAACGCCCCGGAGGGAACCGATATCGGTCAGATCGTGCGCAAGAGCCAGGGTGGTTTGAGACGAGTCTATACTGAAATCGAAAAACTAAAGAAAGGAGCCTGA
- a CDS encoding phage virion morphogenesis protein: protein MKSEIQAILRRILKDIEVEMSDEFDRNFERQAFFSEAWQRRKSATRPGGHILVDTGRLRRSIQSRTTENSITFFTTEPYAAIHNEGGEIVVTTRMKKYFWHKYYEATGSFGRKKDGSRRNDKRTVQLSGEAEFWKFMALKKAGTTIKIPRRRFLGTSPEVERAVRTIIEENLNGYIEESINFTIRES, encoded by the coding sequence ATGAAGTCAGAGATCCAGGCTATTTTAAGAAGAATCCTTAAGGACATCGAGGTAGAGATGTCCGACGAGTTCGACCGGAACTTTGAGCGTCAGGCCTTTTTCAGTGAGGCGTGGCAGCGCAGGAAGAGCGCGACTCGTCCCGGCGGTCACATACTGGTCGATACGGGACGTTTGCGCCGTAGCATCCAGAGCCGGACCACCGAGAACAGCATCACGTTCTTCACGACGGAGCCCTACGCCGCCATTCACAACGAAGGGGGCGAGATAGTGGTGACAACCAGGATGAAGAAATACTTCTGGCACAAGTATTACGAGGCTACCGGCTCGTTCGGTCGCAAGAAAGACGGCAGCCGGCGGAACGACAAGCGCACGGTGCAGCTGAGCGGCGAAGCCGAGTTCTGGAAGTTCATGGCCTTGAAGAAAGCCGGTACCACCATCAAGATTCCTCGCCGAAGGTTTTTGGGTACCAGTCCTGAAGTGGAGCGAGCTGTACGGACCATCATCGAGGAGAACCTGAACGGATATATTGAAGAATCCATCAATTTTACGATTCGAGAATCATGA
- a CDS encoding host-nuclease inhibitor Gam family protein, whose product MARQKKTIITGVTREAADEAFATYAKSDAQIQKINAEIELQCAKIREKYADKLAALGSDRDKSFDVLQSFATENQAELFTKKKSLDMAHGTIGFRTGTPKLKTLKGFTWASALQLAKKFLPFAYIRQTDEIAKDKLLADRDLKEVAVYDTPTGEPREVTMREAMAACGIQVTQDETFYVEPKKEETAV is encoded by the coding sequence ATGGCAAGACAGAAGAAGACCATTATCACCGGCGTGACCCGAGAGGCCGCCGACGAAGCCTTCGCCACATACGCGAAGAGTGATGCCCAGATTCAGAAGATCAATGCGGAGATTGAGCTTCAGTGCGCCAAGATCCGTGAGAAGTACGCCGACAAGTTAGCCGCTTTAGGCAGTGACAGAGACAAGTCGTTCGATGTGCTTCAGAGTTTCGCCACCGAGAACCAGGCAGAGTTGTTCACCAAGAAAAAGAGCCTTGACATGGCCCACGGCACCATCGGCTTCCGCACCGGCACGCCGAAGCTGAAAACCCTGAAGGGCTTTACCTGGGCGAGTGCGCTACAGTTGGCTAAGAAGTTCCTGCCTTTCGCCTACATCCGCCAGACGGATGAGATTGCTAAGGACAAGTTGCTTGCCGACCGTGACCTGAAAGAAGTTGCAGTATATGACACCCCGACGGGTGAGCCCCGTGAGGTCACTATGCGCGAGGCTATGGCAGCCTGTGGTATTCAGGTGACTCAGGACGAGACTTTCTATGTAGAACCCAAGAAAGAGGAGACTGCCGTATGA
- a CDS encoding AAA family ATPase, protein MKRAYSPKEIAKRTYKTLPFGGKWAAAFGSPEENSTWFISGASASGKSSFVMQLAYELTHYGQVLYLSYEEGLNQSFQERMLRFDLDKKQGWFRVVTSDTVEDLTERLKKRHSAKFIIVDSFQDAGWEWLETKALLEAFPKKSFIFISQEAKGQPLGKPAVRLRYRAGVKVRVVGFRAYCQGRFNPDAGNSFVVWEEGVLRTSNNF, encoded by the coding sequence ATGAAACGCGCCTACAGCCCGAAAGAAATAGCCAAGAGGACCTACAAGACGCTGCCGTTTGGTGGCAAGTGGGCAGCAGCCTTCGGTTCGCCGGAGGAGAACTCCACCTGGTTCATCAGCGGCGCGTCTGCCAGCGGCAAGAGTTCTTTCGTGATGCAACTGGCCTACGAACTGACCCACTACGGGCAGGTGCTCTACCTGAGTTACGAGGAAGGTTTGAACCAGTCTTTCCAGGAGCGAATGCTACGGTTTGACCTTGACAAGAAACAGGGCTGGTTTCGTGTGGTGACCAGTGATACCGTGGAAGACCTGACAGAGCGCCTGAAGAAGCGACACAGTGCGAAGTTCATCATCGTGGACTCGTTCCAGGACGCAGGCTGGGAATGGCTGGAAACGAAAGCCCTGCTCGAGGCCTTTCCGAAGAAGAGTTTCATTTTCATCAGTCAGGAAGCCAAAGGGCAGCCTTTGGGCAAGCCTGCTGTCAGACTTCGCTACCGTGCCGGTGTCAAGGTCCGCGTTGTAGGTTTCAGGGCTTACTGTCAGGGTCGTTTCAATCCCGATGCCGGCAACAGTTTCGTGGTGTGGGAAGAAGGAGTTTTGAGAACCAGCAATAATTTTTAA